A stretch of Coccidioides posadasii str. Silveira chromosome 2, complete sequence DNA encodes these proteins:
- the URH1 gene encoding Uridine nucleosidase 1 (EggNog:ENOG410PJG7~COG:F~BUSCO:9563at33183), with translation MTLEIPQEPQPVPLWLDCDPGHDDAFAILLAAHHPQLKLLGITTVHGNASLENTTANAGSILEAIGRSDIPVYPGSKKPFCRLPVHAPSIHGSSGIDGTDLLPVPKVPPVTDVNPILAMRNALLAQPKDTAWVVATGALTNVGLLFATFPEVAEHVRGVSIMGGAIGSGFTDVPISKKPGEATRIGNTTPYSEFNIYTDPEAAKSILMSPILAPKTTLITLDLTHQVLATQEIQSLILATETTDNSEPSVLRQILHALLTFFASSYDTVFGIDSGPPLHDPVAVAVLLSNLNDSQMAGRKDILQFNDNDGERYIVDVVTNGSHGKDVQLTGEVGRTVAQKTADSLGGVTIPVSMDVNKFWGIILDCLQRAEKCKAMQLAANC, from the exons ATGACATTGGAGATACCACAAGAACCACAACCGGTTCCACTTTGGCTGGATTGCGATCCCG GGCATGAT GATGCGTTTGCTATTCTTCTAGCCGCCCATCACCCACAGTTGAAGCTCCTTGGGATCACGACCGTCCACGGCAACGCGTCCCTTGAGAATACAACTGCTAATGCAGGGAGCATTCTGGAAGCCATCGGGAGGTCTGACATCCCTGTCTATCCCGGCTCAAAGAAACCCTTTTGCAGGCTTCCGGTTCATGCTCCCAGTATTCATG GCTCGTCTGGAATTGATGGAACCGACCTCCTTCCCGTGCCGAAAGTTCCGCCAGTGACGGATGTCAATCCAATCCTGGCCATGCGAAACGCTCTGCTTGCGCAGCCCAAGGATACCGCGTGGGTTGTTGCTACTGGGGCGCTAACAAACGTCGGGTTGCTCTTTGCTACATTCCCCGAAGTTGCAGAACACGTTCGAGGAGTAAGCATCATGGGAGGAGCGATTGGCTCAGGATTCACAGATGTGCCGATCAGCAAAAAGCCTGGCGAAGCAACCAGGATTGGGAATACTACACCATATTCCGAATTCAACATCTAC ACGGATCCAGAGGCAGCTAAATCTATCTTGATGTCACCAATTCTAGCACCGAAGACAACTCTAATTACTCTGGATCTCACACATCAAGTCCTCGCGACTCAGGAAATTCAATCACTCATCCTCGCTACCGAGACAACCGATAACTCTGAGCCGTCAGTTCTTCGACAAATTCTTCATGCACTGCTCACATTTTTTGCGAGTTCTTATGATACGGTGTTTGGCATTGACTCTGGGCCCCCACTGCATGACCCTGTCGCGGTTGCGGTCCTTCTTTCAAACCTAAACGACTCACAGATGGCTGGCCGCAAAGATATATTGCAGTTCAACGACAATGACGGAGAGAGATATATCGTCGATGTCGTCACCAACGGTTCGCATGGAAAAGACGTTCAGCTGACCGGAGAGGTAGGTCGCACAGTGGCCCAAAAGACGGCTGACTCTCTCGGTGGTGTCACTATACCAGTTAGCATGGACGTCAATAAGTTTTGGGGCATCATTTTGGACTGTCTACAAAGAGCGGAGAAGTGTAAGGCGATGCAGCTTGCTGCAAATTGTTAG
- a CDS encoding uncharacterized protein (EggNog:ENOG410PR80~COG:U~BUSCO:5246at33183) codes for MPPANSPTDTTPTVDSPSSPSPFLQQLEIISTPVLDLAATLMNHPEDAIHDQNVRFLRTRRESNEERRHGTPRSRGSGWNFVSESSGSGNPDGNGTSRPQTTTRSSDRVPIVRRRNLRAGDYREPPPQHSQSVYGWAPDFDDDDDDDLDDFSSGLLHRMWHSRESARLSGRTSAPSYESMREPSSRTSRPVNSEQEGRRNPPSRYDLYGDSALVTAALLQSARRHPRFSTSRIPQNQAPDSDTARSRNSTEDEMRRPFAATHIHNPHTSILTRGDLHRHPELRRMYLKDPSVDRLKETIHYLDRVRFSNSYEESVSSAAAGGFVQLDYFLSNEDDFILNTNSIAPPAECSWLKPGTVFSGHQQATHSSSPSMLSHRVPGSNRLIDPVIVNGNENNRITVYTSSGRRYWAHSTSDLSGGSTDEPENSKMQRWPVKVTIHDIDYSTMTLSGTMEAYNIPDKTATNQSAHIITFLEGEIIDFHTHTLETKNFNASPEVDSCYWRELAPFQSQTPDEIVKSLVSKKWLSETLAKGWILMRWKERCFVSPSHSRQGLTISGFYYISIRREDGHIAGMYYDPGSSPYQELTLNPVLKERMAFPAYSFR; via the exons ATGCCACCGGCGAATTCGCCAACA GACACCACCCCTACTGTTGACTCTCCTTCATCACCCAGTCCATTCCTTCAGCAGCTTGAGATTATTTCTACTCCTGTTTTGGACCTTGCCGCCACACTCATGAATCACCCGGAAGACGCTATCCATGACCAGAATGTCAGGTTCCTACGAACTCGTCGCGAATCCAACGAGGAACGCCGCCACGGAACCCCCCGCTCTCGTGGCAGCGGATGGAACTTCGTCTCGGAATCAAGTGGTTCTGGTAATCCAGATGGAAACGGAACAAGTCGACCTCAGACAACCACGAGATCGAGTGATCGAGTGCCCATAGTTCGACGTCGAAACCTGAGAGCTGGAGATTATCGGGAACCGCCCCCGCAACATTCGCAGTCCGTATATGGCTGGGCCCCGGACttcgatgatgatgacgacgatgatcTGGATGATTTCTCTTCCGGCTTGCTGCATCGCATGTGGCATTCTCGAGAGAGTGCGAGACTTTCCGGGCGAACGTCAGCTCCATCTTACGAGTCGATGAGAGAACCTTCATCTAGAACCTCTCGTCCTGTGAATAGTGAacaagaaggaagaagaaaccCACCATCGCGCTACGACTTGTATGGGGACTCCGCGTTGGTCACTGCTGCCCTTCTCCAGTCGGCTCGACGACATCCAAGGTTTTCGACGAGTAGGATACCACAGAATCAAGCTCCTGATAGCGACACGGCGAGAAGTAGGAATTCAACAGAGGATGAAATGCGGCGACCCTTCGCAGCAACGCACATTCACAACCCTCATACGTCTATATTAACCCGTGGAGACCTGCATAGACATCCAGAATTACGCCGAATGTATCTAAAAGACCCTTCCGTTGATCGCCTAAAAGAGACGATTCATTACCTAGATCGAGTTCGCTTCTCCAATTCATACGAAGAGAGCGTTTCTTCAGCCGCTGCGGGTGGATTTGTGCAGCTTGATTACTTCCTTTCGAACGAAGACGACTTTATCCTAAATACCAACTCGATCGCTCCGCCTGCTGAATGTTCGTGGCTTAAGCCGGGAACGGTGTTTTCGGGCCACCAGCAAGCAACGCACTCCAGCTCCCCTTCCATGCTTTCCCACCGAGTCCCCGGCTCAAATCGTTTGATAGATCCTGTGATCGTCAATGGAAACGAGAATAACCGGATAACCGTTTATACCAGCAGTGGTCGGCGTTACTGGGCACATAGCACTAGCGATCTATCCGGTGGCAGCACTGATGAACCGGAAAATTCCAAGATGCAACGGTGGCCTGTCAAGGTGACCATCCATGATATCGACTACAGCACAATGACATTGTCAGGGACAATGGAGGCATATAATATCCCTGACAAAACAGCTACCAACCAAAGCGCACATATAATCACCTTTCTGGAAGGAGAAATCATTGATttccacacacacacattGGAAACAAAGAACTTCAATGCAAGTCCTGAGGTTGATAGCTGCTATTGGAGAGAACTAGCGCCGTTCCAGAGCCAGACACCTGATGAGATTGTGAAGAGTCTTGTTAGCAAGAAATGGCTCTCTGAGACCCTGGCAAAGGGATGGATATTGATGAGATGGAAAG AACGATGCTTCGTTTCCCCATCTCATTCCCGTCAAGGCCTCACTATCTCAGGTTTCTATTACATCTCAATACGTCGAGAGGATGGACACATCGCTGGGATGTATTACGATCCGGGCAGCTCACCGTACCAGGAACTCACCCTGAACCCCGTTTTGAAAGAAAGGATGGCTTTCCCAGCGTACAGTTTTCGCTAA
- a CDS encoding uncharacterized protein (EggNog:ENOG410PR80~COG:U~BUSCO:5246at33183), which translates to MNHPEDAIHDQNVRFLRTRRESNEERRHGTPRSRGSGWNFVSESSGSGNPDGNGTSRPQTTTRSSDRVPIVRRRNLRAGDYREPPPQHSQSVYGWAPDFDDDDDDDLDDFSSGLLHRMWHSRESARLSGRTSAPSYESMREPSSRTSRPVNSEQEGRRNPPSRYDLYGDSALVTAALLQSARRHPRFSTSRIPQNQAPDSDTARSRNSTEDEMRRPFAATHIHNPHTSILTRGDLHRHPELRRMYLKDPSVDRLKETIHYLDRVRFSNSYEESVSSAAAGGFVQLDYFLSNEDDFILNTNSIAPPAECSWLKPGTVFSGHQQATHSSSPSMLSHRVPGSNRLIDPVIVNGNENNRITVYTSSGRRYWAHSTSDLSGGSTDEPENSKMQRWPVKVTIHDIDYSTMTLSGTMEAYNIPDKTATNQSAHIITFLEGEIIDFHTHTLETKNFNASPEVDSCYWRELAPFQSQTPDEIVKSLVSKKWLSETLAKGWILMRWKERCFVSPSHSRQGLTISGFYYISIRREDGHIAGMYYDPGSSPYQELTLNPVLKERMAFPAYSFR; encoded by the exons ATGAATCACCCGGAAGACGCTATCCATGACCAGAATGTCAGGTTCCTACGAACTCGTCGCGAATCCAACGAGGAACGCCGCCACGGAACCCCCCGCTCTCGTGGCAGCGGATGGAACTTCGTCTCGGAATCAAGTGGTTCTGGTAATCCAGATGGAAACGGAACAAGTCGACCTCAGACAACCACGAGATCGAGTGATCGAGTGCCCATAGTTCGACGTCGAAACCTGAGAGCTGGAGATTATCGGGAACCGCCCCCGCAACATTCGCAGTCCGTATATGGCTGGGCCCCGGACttcgatgatgatgacgacgatgatcTGGATGATTTCTCTTCCGGCTTGCTGCATCGCATGTGGCATTCTCGAGAGAGTGCGAGACTTTCCGGGCGAACGTCAGCTCCATCTTACGAGTCGATGAGAGAACCTTCATCTAGAACCTCTCGTCCTGTGAATAGTGAacaagaaggaagaagaaaccCACCATCGCGCTACGACTTGTATGGGGACTCCGCGTTGGTCACTGCTGCCCTTCTCCAGTCGGCTCGACGACATCCAAGGTTTTCGACGAGTAGGATACCACAGAATCAAGCTCCTGATAGCGACACGGCGAGAAGTAGGAATTCAACAGAGGATGAAATGCGGCGACCCTTCGCAGCAACGCACATTCACAACCCTCATACGTCTATATTAACCCGTGGAGACCTGCATAGACATCCAGAATTACGCCGAATGTATCTAAAAGACCCTTCCGTTGATCGCCTAAAAGAGACGATTCATTACCTAGATCGAGTTCGCTTCTCCAATTCATACGAAGAGAGCGTTTCTTCAGCCGCTGCGGGTGGATTTGTGCAGCTTGATTACTTCCTTTCGAACGAAGACGACTTTATCCTAAATACCAACTCGATCGCTCCGCCTGCTGAATGTTCGTGGCTTAAGCCGGGAACGGTGTTTTCGGGCCACCAGCAAGCAACGCACTCCAGCTCCCCTTCCATGCTTTCCCACCGAGTCCCCGGCTCAAATCGTTTGATAGATCCTGTGATCGTCAATGGAAACGAGAATAACCGGATAACCGTTTATACCAGCAGTGGTCGGCGTTACTGGGCACATAGCACTAGCGATCTATCCGGTGGCAGCACTGATGAACCGGAAAATTCCAAGATGCAACGGTGGCCTGTCAAGGTGACCATCCATGATATCGACTACAGCACAATGACATTGTCAGGGACAATGGAGGCATATAATATCCCTGACAAAACAGCTACCAACCAAAGCGCACATATAATCACCTTTCTGGAAGGAGAAATCATTGATttccacacacacacattGGAAACAAAGAACTTCAATGCAAGTCCTGAGGTTGATAGCTGCTATTGGAGAGAACTAGCGCCGTTCCAGAGCCAGACACCTGATGAGATTGTGAAGAGTCTTGTTAGCAAGAAATGGCTCTCTGAGACCCTGGCAAAGGGATGGATATTGATGAGATGGAAAG AACGATGCTTCGTTTCCCCATCTCATTCCCGTCAAGGCCTCACTATCTCAGGTTTCTATTACATCTCAATACGTCGAGAGGATGGACACATCGCTGGGATGTATTACGATCCGGGCAGCTCACCGTACCAGGAACTCACCCTGAACCCCGTTTTGAAAGAAAGGATGGCTTTCCCAGCGTACAGTTTTCGCTAA
- the RPS12 gene encoding 40S ribosomal protein eS12 (EggNog:ENOG410PN3M~COG:J) → MSDGEETPVVAAEEVEVSATATGGSSMSVLDALKGVLKIALIHDGLARGLREAAKALDRRQAHMCVLNEACEEEAYKKLVIALCQEHKIPLIKVPDGKMLGEWVGLCVLDREGNPRKVVNCSCVVLRDWGEESQERSVLLNYFQTEQ, encoded by the exons ATG TCGGATGGAGAAGAGACCCCCGTCGTTGCGGCCGAAGAGGTTGAAGTTTCCGCCACCGCTACCGGCGGTAGCTCCATGTCCGTTCTCGATGCTCTCAAGGGTGTCTTGAAGATCGCCCTCATCCACGACGGTCTTGCTCGTGGCCTTCGTGAGGCTGCCAAAGCGCTCGATCGTCGCCAGGCCCACATGTGCGTTCTCAACGAGGCATGCGAAGAGGAGGCATACAAGAAGCTGGTCATTGCTCTGTGCCAGGAGCATAAGATTCCATTGATCAAGGTGCCCGACGGCAAGATGTTGGGTGAATGGGTTGGACTCT gCGTGCTTGACCGTGAAGGAAACCCTCGCAAGGTTGTCAACTGCTCCTGCGTTGTCCTCCGTGACTGGGGAGAAGAATCACAGGAACGCTCTGTCCTCCTCAACTACTTCCAGACTGAGCAGTAA